In Caloramator sp. E03, the sequence TCTACTTTCAATACCAAGCTTCTTTAACATTGCTGATATTTCAGGCCCTCCACCGTGAACTATTACAATGTCAATTCCAATGTTCTTAAGAAAGAGAATATCCTCTACAAAAGATTTGTTAACGGAAGGGCTTTCCATAATGCTTCCACCATATTTTATAACGATAATCTTGTTTTTAAATTTTTTTAGCTGCGATATTTCTTCTGATTCTTTTTCATTAAAAAATTTCATTTAACATCTCCCCTTTATATTAGATGCTTATAATTATACTTTATTATTAAAAATTATTCAATAATGTATTGAAGTTTTTTGCATAATTATATATAATTCATTTATAAATATAATAAAGGGGTGATAAGGTGGTTAAAGTTGGCATAATAGGTGCAACAGGCTATGCAGGCGAGAACCTGGTATATTTAATAAATATGCACCCAGAGGCAAAAATAGAATTTATGACATCTCATAATTATTCAGGGATGATGTATTCTGATGTTTATAAAAATTACAACAGCTTTATACAGGATGTGTGTTTAAATGAAGATGACATTAAGGAAAAAATTAAATCAGTAGATGTTATTTTTACAGCTCTTCCTCATGGTAAAAGCTTTGATATAGTTAAAATGGCTGTGGAAAATAATGTTAAAGTAATTGATTTAGGTGCAGATTTTAGGATTAAAGATGCATTTGTTTATGAAAAATGGTATAGAGTTGAGCATAAGTTACAGGAATATTTAAAACATGCAGTTTATGGGCTTCCAGAAGCTAATAAGGATAAAATAAAGTCAGCAAAAGTTATTGCAAATCCAGGATGTTACCCAACCTCAATACTTCTTGGGCTTATGCCATCTTTAAAAGAAAAGATAATTGATGAGAATCTAATAATAATCGATTCAAAGTCAGGGGTTTCTGGTGCAGGTAGGTCAGCAAATATAGGAACACTCTTTTGTGAGTGTAGTGAATCAATTAAGGCTTATAACGTTTTAGGGCACAGGCATACACCAGAGATAGAACAGGAACTTTCAAGTTTTGCTAATACAAGTGTAAATGTTATATTTACCCCGCATCTTGTTCCTATGATAAGAGGAATATTATCAGTTTGCTATTGCAGGCTGAAAGAGGATATAAATGAGGAAAAAATCTATAGCTTGTATGAAAAGTATTATGAAAAAGAACCCTTTGTAAGGGTAGTTACATATCTTCCTGAAACAAGATATGTAAAAGGTTCAAATTTTTGTGATATTGCTATAAGAGTAGATGAAAGAACAAAAAGTTTAATTATAATATCAGCCATAGATAATCTTATGAAGGGGGCAGCTGGGCAGGCTCTACAGAATATGAACCTTATGTTTGGGTTTGATGAGACGTTAGGATTAAAATTTCCATCTATGGTGCCATAAAAATTAAGGAAAGGATGATAATATGAAAGTTTTAAATAATGCAACAATAACTGACGTACCAGGATTTTTGGCAGCAGGTATACATTGCGGGATTAAAAAGAGTGGAAAAAAAGATTTGTGCATAATATACAGTGAGTACCCTTCTGTAGCTGCTGCAACTTTTACTACAAATAAGGTAAAGGCAGCCCCTATCTTGGTAAATATGGAGCATATAAAATCTGAATATATACGTGCAGTTGTTGTAAACAGTGGCGTTGCAAATGCATGTACAGGGGAAAAAGGAATAGATGATGCTTATGAAATGGCACAGATAACTTCAAAGGAATTTAATGTTAAAAAGAATGAAGTAATTGTTGCTTCAACAGGGGTTATAGGAACATATCTACCAATGGATATTATAAAAAGTGGAATTAAAAAAGCTTCAGCATGTATCTCAAAGAATGGAGGATTAGATGCAGCTGAGGCTATAATGACTACAGATACTTTTATAAAAAAATGTACAGTTGAAATTGAAATCGATAATAAAAAGGTATTAATAAGCGGTATTGCAAAGGGATCAGGGATGATACATCCTAATATGGCTACTATGCTTTCTTTTGTTGTTACTAATGCTAACATATCAAAATCCATGCTTACAAAAGCGTTGAAAGAAAGCGTCAATGATTCATATAATATGATATCTGTAGATGGAGATACAAGCACAAATGATATGGTTCTTGTACTTGCAAACGGACAGGCAGGTAATGAAATTATAGATAGTCAAGACAAAAATTATATAGAATTTAAAAAGGCTCTTCATTATGTAAATTGTGAATTAGCAAAACAAATTGCAAAGGATGGGGAAGGAGCTACAAAACTTATAGAGGTTTGTGTTAATAATGCAAAGACAATTGAAGATGCTAAGGTACTTGCAAAATCTGTTATAAAATCAAGCCTTGTAAAAGCTGCTTTCTTTGGAAGCGATGCAAATTGGGGAAGGATAATATGCTCTCTTGGGTATTCAGGAGCTGATTTTAAACCTGAAAATGTCAGCATAAGTTTTAAGGGGCAAAAGGATGAGATTTGTATTGTTGAAAATGGAATGGGTACTGTCTTTGATGAAGGTGAGGCAAAAAAAATACTTGATGAAAATTATATTAAGGTAATAATTAATCTAAAGGATGGGGAATATAATGCAAAGGCCTGGGGCTGTGATTTATCTTATGATTATGTAAAAATAAACGGAAGCTATAGAAGCTAGAATAAATATGTCCTTATCAGCAAAGTTAATTGTTTGATAAGGACTTTTTATATAATTGTATTTTGCATTGTTACTTTAAAAGTGTTTATAGTAAAATATGTAATAAGGTTTTTTATAATTTATAGGTAAGAGCAAAAATTATAAAGATAAAAGGAGTGATGATTTTGTTATTAGAGCAGCAGAGAAAAAAGATAATAGAAATTGCATTAAGAGCACAAAATGAAAAACTTATAGTTTTAACATTTGGTAATTTTAGTATAAGGGATAAGGAAACAGGTTATATATGTGTAACTCCAAGTGGTATGAATTATAAGGAGCTTGTACCTGAAGACATTGTTGTAGTTGATGAAAATTGTAATATAATTGATGGTAAAAGAAAGCCATCAATTGAAACACCTATGCATTGTGCTGTTTATAGGAAGAGAAAAGATGTAAACGGAATAGTTCATACTCATTCAAGCTTTGCAACAGCTTGGGCATGTTGTGAACAGGATATTCCTTGCGTTGTTGCAGAAGTTGCGGCATTAATTGGAGGGGATATTAAGTGTGCTCCATATAGGCCAATGGGGACAAATGAACTTGCAGATATTGTAGCTGAAACAATAGGAGATAATGATGCAGTTTTATTGGCAAAGCATGGAGCACTTGCAGTTGGACCAGATATAGAGATAGCTTTTACAAATGCAGTTGTTGTAGAAGAAGGGGCGAAAGTTGCTTATTATGCGAAAAGCATAGGAAAACTTGAACCAATTCCACAAGAAGAATGCAGAGCATTAAGAAAAGCTACGATAGAAAAATACGGTCAAAAATATAATAAATAATATAATAAAAAAGTATAATTATAATTAAAGCCCCTATCTAAAAGATTAGGGGCCTTAATTAAGTGAACTATCCCAATTATAGAAGTGGGCGACTTCTGTCATTGATTATGTTAAAATAGTTTAACTGTGTCTTCATATTTTTTGAGGAAATTATTTATTTTTTCTTTAATAATGTCGCATCCACCGATAACATCAGATTCAATATTTAATACCAATAGTGGTTCGTGTAAAGACATTCTTAAAAGGAACCAACCTTTTTCTTCATCACAGTTCACTCTAATTCCTTCATAGTTTTTAGGCACTATATTCCATCCATTGATTGTATTACAATATTCCTTTAAATCATCAATAATCATTTTGCCAATTACTTTAAAATCTTCTGAAAGAATCTGTGATCTGAATTCTTTTGATTCTAAAGGCTGTTTAAGGTTTTTTATAAGATCATAAAGTAACTTGTTCTCTTTTTTAAGTTTAATGTATTTAGAAATTATCTTACAAACAAGATATGCACCATCATCGAGGAAATAGTTCTCCTTAAGTGCAGCATGACCTGATGTTTCTATTGCTAAACAACATTCTTCACCGCTTTCGTTTAGCCTTATAGCTTCGTTAATAACGTTTCTATATCCTCTTTTAAATCTGTGATGCTTTCCTTTTAAATCCTCTTCAATAAACTTTGTAAGCCCGTTTGATGTTACTGAATCAGTTACAATTGTTGAATTTGGGTTTTCTTCAAGTACAATTGCAGATAGTAAAGCAATAAGGTTATTTCTATTTATTTCATTTCCTCTTTCATCTATTATTGCGGCTCTATCAACATCTGTATCGAATATAATCCCTAAATCAGCTTTGCTTTTTAAAACAGCTTCTTTAATTGATGCAATAGCTTCTTTTGATTCTGGATTTGGTATATGCCCAGGAAAATTTCCATCGGGCTCTAAATATTGACTTCCTTCAATATCTGCTCCTAATCTTTTTAGTACTTTATGAGCAAAAAATCCTCCTACTCCATTTCCTGCATCTACTATTATTTTTGAACCCTTAAGCAACTGGGCTTTGTTTAAATCATCCTTAAAGTCTTTTATAATTACATTATATAAATGATCACTATATATATCTAATAAATCCTTTGCAACAACATTTTTGCTGTATGTAATATTTTCGAATTTTTTATTGTTATATATATCTGTTGCAATTTCAATGATTTTTTCTAAATCTTCTTTATTAATACCTCCATCTATTGTAAAAAACTTCATTCCATTATACATATATGGCAAATGGCTCGCAGTAATCATTATTGATCCGTCACATTTAAATTCGTCAAATATTGTTGTCATAAACATTGAAGGAGTAGAACTTAATCCACAATCATAAACTAAAGCGTTTGTTTTACAAAGACCATCTATTGCTGCATCTTTTAAATCGGGACCTGATAGTCTTGAGTCCATTCCTACAGCAATTTTAAGTTCATCAGTATTTTTATTGCATTTTTCAGATACCCATACTGAAAAAGCAGTTGATAAAAGATTAACAATATCCTTGTCTAATGTTACATTTATTCCTTCTTTATTTGTAAGTGCAACTCCCCTGATATCAGTACCATTCATTAATTTTCTTAAGTCCTGATTCATAAATATAACCTCCTAAATATCAGTAATTATTATAAAATCCTGCTGAACAAATTAATTATAACATAAAATTTATCTATCAAAAATCTTTTAAATATAATAAAGTTAAAAAAAAATTTAAATTTATAAATTTCTTTATTTTGTTATTGTTTTTACAAATTAATATAATAGAATAAAGTGAGAATAATAGATATTTTATGAATATATTATCATACTTTGAGAAATATAATATAAGATATTTTATTAAAATCTATATGAAAAACAGTTTTAATTACTTTATTAGTCTTTATGTCATTTATAGCAAGACTTTTATAATTTAGATTTTACTGCTATAATATAAATGATTGTCTAAATAATATTTATACAAAGGAGGTTTAACATGGCAAGGGACATCGAAAATCTGAAGAAAACCGCAAACACAATAAGGCAGGATATAATCAAGATGCTTGCTGAATCAGCATCAGGGCATCCAGGTGGTTCACTTTCAGCAGTTGAAATTTTAACAGCACTTTATTTTAGTGAAATGAAAATTGATCCTAAAAACCCAGGATGGGAAGAAAGGGATAGATTCGTTCTTTCAAAAGGTCATGCTGCTCCTGTTCTTTATGCATCTCTTGCAGAGAGAGGATACTTTGAAAAAAGTCATCTCGTAACTTTAAGAAAGATTGGTTCAATGCTTCAAGGTCACCCAAATATGAATGATACTCCCGGTGTTGATATGTCAACTGGCTCATTAGGTCAAGGCCTTTCAGTGGCAAATGGTATGGCGCTTTCTGGAAAGCTTGACAAAAAAGATTATAGAGTATATGTACTCCTTGGAGATGGGGAAATTGAGGAAGGTCAAGTATGGGAAGCTGCAATGACTTCAGCTCATTATAAACTTGACAATTTAACAGCTTTTGTTGATTTTAACGGATTACAAATTGATGGACCAGTAAATGAAGTTATGAATCCAACACCAATTGGAGATAAATTTAAAGCCTTTGGATGGCATGTAATAGAAATAGATGGACATGATTTTAATCAAATTTTCAATGCAATAGATGAAGCAAAGAATACAAAGGAAAAGCCAACTGTAATAGTAGCAAAGACAGTTAAGGGAAAAGGAGTAAGTTTTATGGAAAATGTTGCTTCATGGCATGGAACTGCTCCAAGCAAGGAACAGGCAGAAAAGGCTTTAGAAGAGTTAGGAGGTGCGATAAATGGCTAATCTTGCAACAAGAGAGGCTTATGGTAAGGCTCTTGTAGAGCTTGGTAAGGAAAACAAAGATGTTGTTGTATTAGATGCAGACCTTTCAAAATCAACAAAGACTGCTGATTTTGCAAAGGCTTTTCCAGATAGATTTTTCAATATGGGTATAGCAGAAGGAGACATGATGGCAACAGCAGCAGGATTTGCAACTTGTGGTAAAATTCCTTTTGCAAGTACCTTTGCAATATTTGCATCAGGTAGAGCCTTTGAACAGATAAGAAATTCAATATGTTATCCTGAACTTAATGTAAAGGTTGTAGCAACCCACGCAGGACTTACTGTTGGAGAAGATGGTGCAACTCATCAATCTGTTGAGGATTTAGCTATAATGAGGGCAATCCCAAATATGACAGTAATTTGTCCTTGTGATGATGTTGAAACTATGGCTGCAATTAAAGAAGTTGCTGCAATGAAAGGGCCTGTATATATAAGGCTTGGTCGTTCATCGGTTCCTACTTTAAATAATGAGGCTGATTATAAATTTGAAATAGGAAAAGCTGTAACATTAAGAGAGGGAAAAGATGTAACAATATTTGCAACAGGTATTATGGTAAGCGAGGCTCTAAAGGCTGCTGATTTACTTGAAAAACAAGGAATAGATGCTCAAGTAATTAACATACATACTATAAAACCAATAGATGAAAAGGCAGTAATTGAAGCAGCTAAAAAGACTGGTGCTGTTGTAACTTGTGAAGAGCACAGCGTGGTAGGAGGACTTGGAAGTGCAGTATGCGAGGTGCTATCTGAATACTGTCCTGTACCAGTAAAAAGAGTTGGAGTTATGGATATGTTTGGTGAATCAGGAAAACCAGCTGAGCTTTTAAAGGAATATGGACTTACAGCAGAGAATATAGTTGAAGCTGCAAAGGCTGTTGTAGAAAACAAAAAGTGATATAATTAACCTATTTAATAGGCAGATAGCTTTAATGCTGTCTGCTTAATTTTTTTATTATCCTTTCTCCTTGTAATTAACTATCTTTTATGATATATGTATATATACAGGTATAATGCATAAAAGTAGGTGATACTGTGAAAAAAGCTTTTAAGGAATATATTTTAATAACTTTTGGAATTATTTTAGTTGCAATAGGAATATATTATTTTCTTGTGCCAAACAACCTTGCTGCTGGTGGAGTTAGTGGTCTTGCAATAGTTATAAATAACTTTGTACCTGCTATACCAGTAGGACTTTTGATGCTTGTAATGAATATTATACTTTTTATTGTAGCCTTTATTTTCATAGGTGCAAATTTTGGAGCTAAAACAATTTACTCAAGCTTAGGTCTATCAGGAATAATATGGTTTTTAGAAAAGTTCTATCCAATTAAAAATCCTGTTACAGATGATATTTTTTTAAATTTAATATTTGGAATTTTAATAGGTGGAGTTGGAATGGGAATAGTATTCAATCAAAATGCTTCTACCGGTGGAACGGATATAATAGCAAAGATAATAAATAAGTTTTTCCATGTAAATATAGGTAAAGCTCTTTTAATGTCAGATTTTTTGATTACACTTATGGCAGGGTATGCATTTGGAATTAAAGTTGCTATGTATGCTCTTCTTGGTGTTATAATAAATGGCTTTGTAATTGATGAGGTAATCCAGGGTATATCTATTTGTAAACAGGTTATGATTATAAGCTCAAAGGGTGAAGAAATTAAAAACTATATAATGAATGAGCTTGGCAGAGGAGTAACTCTTTATGAGGCAAAAGGTGGATATACTAAGGAGAAAAAAGAGGTTATAATGACAATAGTCAGCAGAAGAGAATTTATTAAGATTAGAGAGTTTATTATGGATGTAGATAAGAGGGCATTCATTTCTGTTAATAATGTGCATGAAGTTTTAGGTGAAGGATTTAAAGAAATAGATGAAATATGATAAAACCTGATAAAATTTGTCAGGTTTTAATTTTTTATTAAAAAATAGTCAAAAAGAATAATTTTATGTTATTATATTAAATATAAGCAGAAGCATGTTGAAATATTATATGCTATATAAATTTTCATTAGGGGAGTTGTTCTTAATGATAGAATTTAAAAATGTTTCCAAGGTCTATAAAAATAATCATATAGCTATATCGAATGTTTCGATAAATATACATAAAGGAGAATTTGTTTTTTTGGTTGGGCCAAGTGGTGCAGGAAAGTCAACATTTGTTAAATTACTTTTAAAAGAGATAGAACCAACAAGCGGGGATATATTCGTTAATGAAATAAAAGTTAATGGATTGAAAAGAAGAGAAGTTCCATTCTACAGAAGGAATATAGGTATAGTATTTCAAGACTTTAGACTTTTACAGGATATGACTGTGTTTGAAAATGTTGCTTTTGCAATGCAGGTTGTAGAAGCTGGACACAGGGAGATTAAAAAGAGGGTTCCACATATGTTGTCTATTGTTGGGCTTCATGGTAAAGCTAATTTATATCCTCATCAGCTTTCAGGAGGAGAACAGCAAAGAGTTGCTCTTGCAAGAGCTCTTGCAAATAATCCAGGGATACTTATTTGTGATGAGCCTACAGGAAATCTTGACCCTGATACAGCATGGGGAATAATGGAGCTATTAAATGATATAAATAAATCAGGGACAACCATAGTTATGGCTACACATGCAAAAGAAATAGTTGATAAAATGAAAAAAAGGGTTGTAGCTATTGAAAAGGGAGTAATAATAAGAGATCAACAAAGAGGTGTTTATGGCTATGAAGATTAGAACTGTTGGTTATTTTTTAAAAGAAAGTTTAAAAAGCATACGAAGAAATAGGGTAATGAGTTTTGCATCGGTTACTACGGTTGCAGCGGCATTGTTTATTTTTGGTATATTTATGATAATTATAACTAATGTGAATAGTATTGTTGATACAGTTGAAAATAAAGTTGAAATAAAGGCTTTTTTAAAGGAAGATGTAACTACTTTAAAAGCTCAAAAGATTGAAAAGCAAATAAAGGAAATCAATGGTGTTAAAAGTGTTACTTTTGAATCTAAGGAGGAAGCCTTGAAAAAGGTGTCACAAGAGCTTGGAGAAAATAAAGATTTAGTAGAAGGGCTTGAAGAGGATAATCCATTTCCAGCGTCTTTTGTAATAAAAGTAAACAAGCCTTCTGATGTATCTGATGTTTCAAAAGAACTTTCAAAGATAGAGGAGTTTGAAAAGATAAACGATGCACAAGAGGTAGTTAATCAGATAATTAGAATAACAAACTTTATTAAAGTATTAAGTCTTGTTTTAATGATTATACTAGGTATTATAGCAATTTCACTTATTTCAAATACAATAAAGCTTACGGTGTATGCAAGAAAAAGAGAGATAGGAATAATGAAATATATAGGTGCAACGGACTGGTTTGTAAGATGGCCTTTTATACTTGAGGGAGTTTTCCTTGGATTATTAGGAGCATTGATTGCATTAGGCTTACTTGCAGCAGGATATTCTTATGGGCTTAATAAGATTGCATCTAACTTGTTATTTTTCTCCTTCGTACCTTTAAATAAAATAATGGATATTTTGTTTTGGAAATTTAGTTTTGTAGGTATGCTAATTGGTGGTTTTGGCAGTCTTATATCAATAAGAAAATTCCTTGTTATGTAAAGTAAAAGCTTAGAGCTATTTTGCTTTTTTAAGGTTATAGTATTAAAATTAAAATAACTATAAATAATAATATAGCTTTTGTTTTGCTTAAGCTTAAAATTTTATTAAAATAATAAGCTTTAAATGTTATAATGTACAAAGAATTACAGTAAAATAACAAGAGATGAATTTTGATTTGGGGTGTTAGTGTGAAAAAAAATGTATCGCTAAAAAATGCTGTCATAGCAATTATTGTAACAAACCTTATAACTGTGTCCTTATTAGTATTTGCACCTATTCCTATGATTGGAGGAATGAAGCTAGTAACTGGACAGGAATATGACTTTTTGAAAAAGTTTGGAAAAATGATAACAGTTAAGAACTTAGTTATGGATAGATATGTTGATAAAATTGACATGCAGAAAATGGTTGATGGGGCTTTAAGGGGAATGGTTTCAAATGCAACTGACATATACACAGAATATATGGATGAGAAGGAATTTAAAGAGTGGACTACACAAACTAAAGGCTCTTATGCAGGAATAGGAGTTTATATAGAGCCAAAGGACGGAAGGATAATGGTTGTATCTCCTATAGAAGATGGACCAGCTCAAAGAGCTGGTATAAAGTCAGGGGATATTATATTAAAAATAAATGGGCAAGAAATGACTGCTGATGATATGAATAAGGCAGTATCTATGATGACAGGCAAGGAAGGGAAGAAAATAAATTTAATTATATATAGAAGTGGTGTTGGAAATAAAGAATTTAATCTTATAACTGAGAAGATAGTATTTAAAACTGTAAAGAGCAAGATTTTAAATAATAATATAGGCTATATCAGGATTACACAATTTACAGAAACTACAGGAAATGATTTTAATAAAGCACTTGATTCACTTTTAGATAAAAAGATTAAAGGATTAGTACTTGATCTTAGGGATAATCCAGGAGGTCTTCTAACAGAGTGCGTTAAAGTTGCTGATAGGTTAGTTGGAGAAGGCACAATAGTTTATACTATAGATAACAAAAATCAAAGAGAAGAGTGGACATCAGATGAGAATAAGATAAATATACCACTTGCATTAC encodes:
- the argC gene encoding N-acetyl-gamma-glutamyl-phosphate reductase translates to MVKVGIIGATGYAGENLVYLINMHPEAKIEFMTSHNYSGMMYSDVYKNYNSFIQDVCLNEDDIKEKIKSVDVIFTALPHGKSFDIVKMAVENNVKVIDLGADFRIKDAFVYEKWYRVEHKLQEYLKHAVYGLPEANKDKIKSAKVIANPGCYPTSILLGLMPSLKEKIIDENLIIIDSKSGVSGAGRSANIGTLFCECSESIKAYNVLGHRHTPEIEQELSSFANTSVNVIFTPHLVPMIRGILSVCYCRLKEDINEEKIYSLYEKYYEKEPFVRVVTYLPETRYVKGSNFCDIAIRVDERTKSLIIISAIDNLMKGAAGQALQNMNLMFGFDETLGLKFPSMVP
- the argJ gene encoding bifunctional ornithine acetyltransferase/N-acetylglutamate synthase; translation: MKVLNNATITDVPGFLAAGIHCGIKKSGKKDLCIIYSEYPSVAAATFTTNKVKAAPILVNMEHIKSEYIRAVVVNSGVANACTGEKGIDDAYEMAQITSKEFNVKKNEVIVASTGVIGTYLPMDIIKSGIKKASACISKNGGLDAAEAIMTTDTFIKKCTVEIEIDNKKVLISGIAKGSGMIHPNMATMLSFVVTNANISKSMLTKALKESVNDSYNMISVDGDTSTNDMVLVLANGQAGNEIIDSQDKNYIEFKKALHYVNCELAKQIAKDGEGATKLIEVCVNNAKTIEDAKVLAKSVIKSSLVKAAFFGSDANWGRIICSLGYSGADFKPENVSISFKGQKDEICIVENGMGTVFDEGEAKKILDENYIKVIINLKDGEYNAKAWGCDLSYDYVKINGSYRS
- a CDS encoding class II aldolase/adducin family protein, giving the protein MILLLEQQRKKIIEIALRAQNEKLIVLTFGNFSIRDKETGYICVTPSGMNYKELVPEDIVVVDENCNIIDGKRKPSIETPMHCAVYRKRKDVNGIVHTHSSFATAWACCEQDIPCVVAEVAALIGGDIKCAPYRPMGTNELADIVAETIGDNDAVLLAKHGALAVGPDIEIAFTNAVVVEEGAKVAYYAKSIGKLEPIPQEECRALRKATIEKYGQKYNK
- a CDS encoding phosphomannomutase/phosphoglucomutase is translated as MNQDLRKLMNGTDIRGVALTNKEGINVTLDKDIVNLLSTAFSVWVSEKCNKNTDELKIAVGMDSRLSGPDLKDAAIDGLCKTNALVYDCGLSSTPSMFMTTIFDEFKCDGSIMITASHLPYMYNGMKFFTIDGGINKEDLEKIIEIATDIYNNKKFENITYSKNVVAKDLLDIYSDHLYNVIIKDFKDDLNKAQLLKGSKIIVDAGNGVGGFFAHKVLKRLGADIEGSQYLEPDGNFPGHIPNPESKEAIASIKEAVLKSKADLGIIFDTDVDRAAIIDERGNEINRNNLIALLSAIVLEENPNSTIVTDSVTSNGLTKFIEEDLKGKHHRFKRGYRNVINEAIRLNESGEECCLAIETSGHAALKENYFLDDGAYLVCKIISKYIKLKKENKLLYDLIKNLKQPLESKEFRSQILSEDFKVIGKMIIDDLKEYCNTINGWNIVPKNYEGIRVNCDEEKGWFLLRMSLHEPLLVLNIESDVIGGCDIIKEKINNFLKKYEDTVKLF
- a CDS encoding transketolase, which gives rise to MARDIENLKKTANTIRQDIIKMLAESASGHPGGSLSAVEILTALYFSEMKIDPKNPGWEERDRFVLSKGHAAPVLYASLAERGYFEKSHLVTLRKIGSMLQGHPNMNDTPGVDMSTGSLGQGLSVANGMALSGKLDKKDYRVYVLLGDGEIEEGQVWEAAMTSAHYKLDNLTAFVDFNGLQIDGPVNEVMNPTPIGDKFKAFGWHVIEIDGHDFNQIFNAIDEAKNTKEKPTVIVAKTVKGKGVSFMENVASWHGTAPSKEQAEKALEELGGAING
- a CDS encoding transketolase family protein — protein: MANLATREAYGKALVELGKENKDVVVLDADLSKSTKTADFAKAFPDRFFNMGIAEGDMMATAAGFATCGKIPFASTFAIFASGRAFEQIRNSICYPELNVKVVATHAGLTVGEDGATHQSVEDLAIMRAIPNMTVICPCDDVETMAAIKEVAAMKGPVYIRLGRSSVPTLNNEADYKFEIGKAVTLREGKDVTIFATGIMVSEALKAADLLEKQGIDAQVINIHTIKPIDEKAVIEAAKKTGAVVTCEEHSVVGGLGSAVCEVLSEYCPVPVKRVGVMDMFGESGKPAELLKEYGLTAENIVEAAKAVVENKK
- a CDS encoding YitT family protein, producing the protein MKKAFKEYILITFGIILVAIGIYYFLVPNNLAAGGVSGLAIVINNFVPAIPVGLLMLVMNIILFIVAFIFIGANFGAKTIYSSLGLSGIIWFLEKFYPIKNPVTDDIFLNLIFGILIGGVGMGIVFNQNASTGGTDIIAKIINKFFHVNIGKALLMSDFLITLMAGYAFGIKVAMYALLGVIINGFVIDEVIQGISICKQVMIISSKGEEIKNYIMNELGRGVTLYEAKGGYTKEKKEVIMTIVSRREFIKIREFIMDVDKRAFISVNNVHEVLGEGFKEIDEI
- the ftsE gene encoding cell division ATP-binding protein FtsE; translated protein: MIEFKNVSKVYKNNHIAISNVSINIHKGEFVFLVGPSGAGKSTFVKLLLKEIEPTSGDIFVNEIKVNGLKRREVPFYRRNIGIVFQDFRLLQDMTVFENVAFAMQVVEAGHREIKKRVPHMLSIVGLHGKANLYPHQLSGGEQQRVALARALANNPGILICDEPTGNLDPDTAWGIMELLNDINKSGTTIVMATHAKEIVDKMKKRVVAIEKGVIIRDQQRGVYGYED
- the ftsX gene encoding permease-like cell division protein FtsX — encoded protein: MAMKIRTVGYFLKESLKSIRRNRVMSFASVTTVAAALFIFGIFMIIITNVNSIVDTVENKVEIKAFLKEDVTTLKAQKIEKQIKEINGVKSVTFESKEEALKKVSQELGENKDLVEGLEEDNPFPASFVIKVNKPSDVSDVSKELSKIEEFEKINDAQEVVNQIIRITNFIKVLSLVLMIILGIIAISLISNTIKLTVYARKREIGIMKYIGATDWFVRWPFILEGVFLGLLGALIALGLLAAGYSYGLNKIASNLLFFSFVPLNKIMDILFWKFSFVGMLIGGFGSLISIRKFLVM
- a CDS encoding S41 family peptidase, which codes for MKKNVSLKNAVIAIIVTNLITVSLLVFAPIPMIGGMKLVTGQEYDFLKKFGKMITVKNLVMDRYVDKIDMQKMVDGALRGMVSNATDIYTEYMDEKEFKEWTTQTKGSYAGIGVYIEPKDGRIMVVSPIEDGPAQRAGIKSGDIILKINGQEMTADDMNKAVSMMTGKEGKKINLIIYRSGVGNKEFNLITEKIVFKTVKSKILNNNIGYIRITQFTETTGNDFNKALDSLLDKKIKGLVLDLRDNPGGLLTECVKVADRLVGEGTIVYTIDNKNQREEWTSDENKINIPLALLVNEGTASASEIVSGAVRDYKAGTLIGTKTFGKGLVQDLIDLRDGTGIKITIARYYTPSGECIQGKGITPDIILTLPEKDKYKELKLEEDIQLQKAIQVIKSKM